agttctggggcgccattgactactatagtattTGTTTCCTTTGACTATattagtcaatagtgccccagaactctttggTTGTCCTACTaacactcttccaaatatcttttttgtgttcagcagaacaaaaaaaatttcaCAGCACAACGTGAACAATGTGAGGTtgaaatgatgactgaatttgaCAGGATTTTCTATTTGTTTTCCATTTATTCTCATTAATGCCTACGAGAAATGATTAAGAAGGGATCTCATctgggattttttttaatgggtaaaataattttaaataatatttaagcaaTTGTGTACTTCTGTATAAATGCATGTCTGCTATGCAGCATTCAACAGTGTGTAAATGCACCTTATTCTAATATAAAGTATTAGCTCTTCAGATGCACCTGTGACTTTTTCTCTGTTTAAAGGCGTCAGTATTTCATCACAAGGTGAAACGTTTCTTTTCATCAATGTCTTGTTCTTTACACAGGCTGTGAGTTATATGCATTCTGCGGTGCTCTGTTTGGCATCTGCTCAATGATCACACTCATGATTATTGCAGTGGATCGATACATTGTCATCACTCGCCCTCTGGCTTCCATTGGCGTTATGTCACGCAAACGCGCCCTGGTCATACTCGCCGCTGCGTGGCTTTACTCAATGTGCTGGAGTCTGCCTCCTTTCTTCGGATGGAGTGAGTGAAGCACCCACATGCTCACATGCACAAACAGCATCCCCTAATTCAATGTTATCTTCTCGTTCAGGTGCATATGTTCCTGAAGGTCTGCTGACTTCATGTTCGTGGGATTACATGACCTTCAGTCCATCTGTACGCGCTTACACCATGTTGCTCTTTATCTTTGTGTTCTTCATTCCCCTCTTTGTCATCATGTACTGCTACATCTTCATCTTCCGGGCCATCCGTGATACCAACAGGTGACTCTAAGTTTTATTGACCGTTACATGGATAGCCcttaataattgttttttattttaagttcacaAAACGGTCTTACAATAATTACtactaaagttttttttctgagCTGAGGAGCTTTGTTGAATCTGGAAAGAGGAAGCACAGAGGATAGTGCGAGGTTTTCTGCAGAGGAAATTATGTCAGTGTTAAAAAAGAGATTGATTTTAGATTGTAAAGGACACTGTCAAAACAGCACCGAAGACATAGAGCAATCAACTCTGTTTGTTGACTTTGTGAATTGAtgcatgtgttttctgtgtgatgGGGATTACAGAGCTGTGGGAAAAATCAATGGAGAAGGAGGATCCAAAGACTCGATCAAGAAATTCCACCGGATGAAGAATGAATGGAAGATGGCAAAGATAGCACTCATAGTCATCTTGTTGTATGTCATCTCCTGGTCTCCTTACTCATGCGTGGCACTCACAGCTTTTGCAGGGTGAGAATGAACACTTCCTTTTCATGATCCATTTCTTAAGCGACATTTGTGTTAGTGTTGTGAATCGTGATACAGAGATAGAAGTtttgaaaaacaatttatttaccATATTCAGATTCCAATGCCTTTTAAAATATCTCTATAACCGTTActatattgttttatgtttgtttgttggatGTATTTACTGCTGTTCTGTTATATGTGAccttggacaacaaaaccagtcaaatttttgaaattgagatttttacatcactcgaaagctgaataaataagctttcaattgatgtatggtttgttggGATACGACAATgtttggctgagatacaactatttgaaaatctggaatctgagggtgcaaaaaataaaaatattgagaaaatcgcctttaaagttgtccaaatgaagtccttagcataacatattactcacaaaaatgaagttttgatatatcaatttacaaaatatcttcatggaacatgatctttacttaatgtCCTAATGATTTTGACCAATACAaagtatttttggctattactaaaaatgttcctgtgctacttaagactggttttgtggtccagggtcacatattaggAAATGTCAGAGGCAACTCAACATAACTAGAAATTCAAGCCAGAAATAAGTTAAAAAGAACAAAGATCATTGATAACAGCATCCAATTATCTTAATCTGTCTATTGTGGCGTTTTATGTGAAAAGCAGATACAGTATCTTCCTTTCTTTAAAGGccgtacctcagagatgacatatttttttgtatgcaaaccccggaagcgactctggttccatcgccccaaagtcaatgtttttttaatataaatctcaaaaataatgcaacatgggcacacaTCTCTAAAAACGTGGATGTGCATTCATTCActgagtaattacttaccagatAACACGTCttgttgtcggaggcttggtggtggtcaGAGCCATTGGGCGTAGTTTCCACGCAAAACTCGCCATTTATCAATATGGACATGAGCAGTTGCTACgatcaaatctcacgacaggtctcGGTTCGTGTACGCAAGTTTTAAGATAGGGTGAAGGTCTGTGTATGCTTTACCCTTTTGATAACTGAAaaggaataatgacaaaaatagaaagattagtttttttttgtttagtataacaaatgtaaaaatagattccgatgcgatttcttattttcattacattaataaagtattttcttttctaGCCTAATATACgatcatttaattgttttaaattacaaaGTGAACAGGTGCTTAGGTGTAAAAAAATCATGGCCCATTAAGAGTCGAGAGATCAGAAGTTAAAATTTCACGTGAATTCAAGcatcacgtgattcatggagcgtTCAGcccaacacagtctcacgggaattcgtgaaATTGTCACGAACggtaatctattaattcgtgttcatcaacacgaatttccccctttttttgtGTCAGTCAACATGCAATTTTTGcgtcacccagcacgacttttCATCAAAAGTACTTCGCAATATCTTTcctatgtataaatatatatcaaagcaatctgatgggaattcatataCCTATtctacaaggtggctcatttgtGTGATTTCCTACGATCTTAttcgtatgttttgttatgatatgaCTTTTCCCATGTGACGTTatgtttaggggcggggttagggtagccatttatcattgctttgcCACCTAGTGAAACTAGTattttttagctaaattagcctttgcggctgtgattttagggtttggggtgaggtaaggtgttggttattAAGTATTtgcgacttcttttgatatcaggttagaaatatataaatgtacatacacacgcgGGCGGGCTGTGTATTGAAAAATTGTTGTGctagtgacacgaaaaaagtcgTGCTGATGTTGATGAACACGAATGGATACGAATAGATTACAGTTCCTGACAATttcacaaattcctgtgagactgGGTTGTTcagccattgctgtgaaaaaactgttccattggagtcaacggactatctctctctcaatggctttGGTGGTGGTGATGTTGATATCAAGCAACCGTAGTGTAGTGTTCATAGCCTCATGTTAACTTTTTACGTTTGGCAATTGTATTgaggcttcaaaagtaacaaatgttaagttaatttgtaaagtttgtacaaaaaacgtgtaaacatcagaaacctttgttaatcagaGAGCTTATTTTTTATGGGAAAAATCCAtgggctttcggtcgagggaactaGTGCAGCGCTAAGTTCTGGGTTGGCCTAAAAACACGTCATCTCTGCGGTACTCAGTAAAGCTAAactgaaaaaatgtattattttgtgaaaaaaatattattttaaatatggtaagaaaatgtcaaattgcagaaaaagacagcaaattttcaagaacaacatgaaaaacattttacgtGATAAAACtgttacagtattttacagtattttactggtaccccagctgctggaaaattacatttttttactggattttttCACAGTGTATAAGTGAGACTGACAATAATCAAAGACTCAAAATTGGTGTCAcagtctttaaaataaatgcgCTACGCTTAATCAGACTTCTTTTGACAATGTAATGATCACTTTCTTGTACCTGCTGATATGTTTTAACTCATGTACTTGCCTCTTGGTAATCGAATGAAGTTTGTGCTGAGCCGTGATGTGTTGTCATGCCAGGTTAAGTGATACAAAGCGGTGTCTAATGTCTACGTGCTCCTACTTTTTCCAAAGCTACGCTGACATGCTCACGCCGTACATGAACTCTGTACCTGCCGTGATCGCCAAGGCATCCGCCATCCACAACCCCATAATCTACGCCATCACTCACCCAAAATACAGGTATGCGGGGGCTGGTGCTGATTTCACAGAATGATTGAGGTCTGCAAGCTCTTATTGTTGAGTGCTGAGCGCAAGTTGTCTTGTATGCTGAGCAAAAATTGAAATGACTAGTAAGAGCACTGAAGCAAAACAGCAAATCTGAGTCAATAACCAGCAACTCCTGTTTACTTCAGACTTCCAATACAAAGACTTGTCAAGTGAAATGAAACATGGTTCCTCGAGTAATACATGCTGTGTGCTTCAAGGCCAGGCAGACTCACGGTGATTGGTAGCGGTGtgtgatgaacacaaaataccTTGAGATGACAGAGGTTGACTCTGGTCTTCACAAGTCAGGTTTATTTAAGATTGATGTGCTGTGGATTCATTCGGACCCAGTGTCAGAAATAAATTTGTCTATTAATGGGCAACGCTTCAACTGAAACTTTTGTTTCAGGggcatttttttacaatttatattatgattttttaattGTATAAAACAAATATGTCACCTATTATTTGCCCCCATGTTTTGATTATATACTGTAGGACATTTTTGTACGGCGCTTTCATTTTTGACCTTGTGTGGGTCATACGGTGTGGGTCATGTCAGGGCGGGGATGGGATGGGCAAAGCAAGATTTCTACCTCATGTTGAAGCACCTATAGAGGTCATAATCTGCCTTATAGCCTCTATTCAGTGCAACAGCAGAAGTAGGCATCAATTATCAGTCATTGATCTTTTCtattaaaaatagatttttaacGATAAAGTATAAATCTTTAaaagcatccgttaactcctccccttcaactgtcagtttcatttcaaaatgcaacagctgactttacacatccaatcaattcgcagtgaaaaactaattttctcctttgaaattccttttcactcggaaatgtgtcagaatacggatgTAAAAataacttccggttcacagggactttaacaCCACCTAAACCTTGTGTGATGTTTTGGAAACCGTCATCAATATttacgtaagggataatccatgcacaccttccagccaatcagaattgagTATTTAGACCAGCCCTTCTCAAAGTCCAGACACCGTTTCGGATCCAGTCCGGGAGGGAATTCGATCCGGACCTGCCTTCACTTTGTATTtcaagtgccaaacaaacatgcacataGGCGCGCACAAACCATTGTTGCAGTCTTTAATGACTTCTTCCGTCAGGTAAAGATAAACTTAGCTTTCACGCAGTAGAAAATGTAAGCCTATGTAAAAAGTGTAGTTAAAACGTTTAAGGATAAATTCTACATTTTTTCTCAcagttattgtatttatttggcaTTAAATCTGCTCTATCTGCacattgttattttaaaatactttccaATGTGAATGAACGtctaattaatttaaaaaccaCATAGAACATTTAACAATCATTGTATGGtgtaattttattgtaattaaaatgtatgaaatataatctatagagactaaaggtctttgcacatacagtccgaaattttcgtatgcgtttttcgtatttggctcttgtttgtacggtgtctctgaattgttaaaaaaggccactcaaaatgcttgacggatgcgaaaaaataaaatcgaacccggtccgaatttttttatgatggatatgggaggcagtgtgtaaatgtgattgacataacgcaaggtcgtatttattttttaacgtgcggaaatttcggacgcaaatttcggactcaatgtgcaatgggcttaacacCGTTAAGGAAAGAGATGGACTGCTGCAGGGTTCATACAACAGCTTTATTATTCAGGAGATgagtatacttttataaaatatattaggaGAACTTCTGCTTATTTAAGATCTATTATAAAAACCCACATTAAAGCATGTTAACATCACAAAcaggatttattgtttttaattaagtgaccacattaaaatagaaataatctaCCATGATCTCTGCATGTAGATACGATTTAAacccaatttatggttctgcgtaggacctacgccctacgcagagccgcgtaccctgtgcgtaccctacgccgtagcctgacgcgcacctctccaaaaatgtaacaacgcgtcaactcaacgcggaccctacgcggaccgcaagcgctgtgattggtcggtttggcagcatcgtacttccttctacgcatttctgccGTCTTCTTCCgacaagttcagagtccacaaaagaacaacatggcgagcatcgacatcgaccaagtactgagcatctgattgaagaggttcggaaatgcaCGCAtatgtatgactcctcttcggcggactataaagactgtcagatggcggcaaattcttggagagagatttcctctaacgtccgtttggaagagtgtcagcaaaagacatgaagaacttcGCACTTTATTAAACACTGTGCACcatcttttgcactttattggctttatagttttattttttgttttatcttttattgttacaagtttttttaaagttttatatttgtgttaatattgcattgtatactcatctatacatagtttgcacttttacatattctgttctttgactcttttgcaaataaagaacaaaattgtgacacttccagatcttggttgcatttcgtttcatttttaactaaacaattaatagggtgagttgtccatgacaaaatatgatattctatcagggtatcatttcaatacacagttttgacatctacagtatgtatgtgCTCTGCGGAGTacacccctttgaaaagtatacttttttcaacaatatctaaatgaacacacataaaaatccaaaatgtggacaagactaagtttaatataacatctgtttaacttctaacatgaaagtaaggttaataaaataacggattacacatttttctgtttcgatcagctccaactccattaagatgcattaagatgcgatcagcctCCATTGTCGTTTGTATACACTagaatacacacaaaacatcggcgaagaagagcaaacccgtgaaaacacaaagggccaactagcgtttcggcggtgtaattgcagtacgacgcatactctcaacgcagaaccataaatgttcacaaCGGCGTCGTCTAcatacgtaggctacgccgtaggttatggcgtaggtcctacgcagaaccataaattggccaTTACACTGTTCCTGGAAATGACTGAGCCACATCGAGGGGCACGCGGAAGACTACGTGCAAGTAGTCCATTGCCCCCGCGAGCCGAGGTTTTGCTTTCCCGACACAgctcatctttctctgtgtctgacCGGCAGAGaacagcagcacattcaactgactgatcaaaaaaaaatttcaaaatTTTGTCACTGCtactgactgcctgggcatatgaacatgaacTAGTTTGTCTGTAAATATGCGCATAATTTGTTGCCCAGATAGACGTTTGTGCTGCATGatacataaaataaagtgtattcaCTGGCGATGGTACGGAACTAAAGCAGGTGAACACCCAttgcaaacaaaacacagacatatgactcagtttcacttaccgcgtgaggttcatgtcctgcatcttttagcgctgggaccgatccatctatcagtttcaaacaatctccaaatcaagcgttatatccaccatttatataacagaatataatatataacataAGATAATTGTCCAATaaaggactaagaaaagttgaattttcatgttcgaaaaaaactttcggaaacctatacgaatgctgggggattgtatcaagcacagaaacactacgtcatatgtccaactcgttttttgacaagttgaccatgtcaaccATGAGAAGACAAAACGTTTAagattgtaaagaagtcagaatgcatgaaacaccgttgcagcacatcccctttaagtataataaaatacaatacagctaaataacacaataaaacacaataaaaacatgataacataataaaagatgattttaaaagaatgtcaagttatctgtttttgcaaaaaaacttatttaaagttatttaaagttttatttaaacaagttttgtaatgaaaattgTATCGGACCTTTGTGGAAAATTCAGATTGGACCATTGATTGTAAACTTTGAGAACCCCTGATTtagacagaccatggtataaggaaaaataatgtaattaaatattttttaaccttTGTCATTTCTAttatgcaatgtttttttcccacatcacagatttttcttttttcatttttttcttcaaagtgATGAAATATTACCCATATATGCAGTCTATGTTGCTTGGAAATGggataaaagtaaacaaaaaaaatctgtggcTTCACTAGACCCGTGACGATTATTAAGGTATTTTACAGAGCTCTTACTTGCAAGTGAATATTAAATGAATAGCTATTGCCATCTCTGTATACTTGTAtagtgtttctgtagctcagctGTAGAACATGGTGCTGCAAcggcaaaggttgtgggttcaacTCACAGAAAACATGCCTAATAAAATGTGTGTCACGGAACGGTTTGGCAGAACCCAGTTGCAGACAGGAGAGTACaaaaatttttatttatttatttaacaaaaacacaaaacaaaacccacgagggggaaaagaggaaaataatactcgctaaaaaaaaaaaaacacttcccacgtgggggaataaCTAGGAATCAATAAATAACAAACACCTTAACAAAAAGGTAGAAACAGGGCTAGACTAGGGAAACAGATAAACATGAACAACTCAAGACTTACTATATGAACGACACGAAGGGGTTGACATGTAGTATACACGACAACAAACCGGcaaaggacagagaacaaaggggcattatatgTGGGAAGACTAACGAAGGGTAATTACATAAGGGAGGTGATGGGCAGGTGACTGGGATTAACACTCAAAGTAAGATTATGGGAGACAGGAAGGCGGGACTGAGAGACAAGACAGGATGACACGCGGCGAAAGTGGCAACaaagccacgtgtctccacacaaaacgcaACATAAACCCGCAAGACGTGGTTCTGTCACGACTCCGTCCAGTGAGCATGAGAACTCgtaacaggaaggacagagtcctgacagaacccccgccccAAGGGACGCCTCACGGAGTCCCAAGGGTGAAACCTCAGCGGGCCAAAACAGAGAGGCACAAAGACAGACACCAGAGACAAAGCACAGAGCAGACTAGGGGTAACATGATGGgccatcaaaaataacaaacaagggagggggggtgggacaACAGGAGGCCAAAACTTGGGGACACTAAACAAGGGTGGGACAGTGGGAGGAGTCTTAGCAGTGGGTGGGGCCGGCTAGGCTGCCAGCCGGACTGGAAGGCCGGCAGAGTCTCCGGCTGGAgggccagctggaaggccggctgagtcaccggctgaGTCGCCgtactggatgccggctgcaccggactggacgccggctggaatgccggactggatgccggctgcaccagactggacgccggctgcaccggactggacgccgactgcaccggactggacgtcggctgcacGCCGGCTGGAATACCGgactgaacgccggctggaataccggactggacgccgcctgcaccggactggacgccggctgcaccggcctggacgccggctggaatgccggactggacgccggctgcgccggactggaccccggctggaatgccggactggacgccggctgtgCCGCCagactggatcccggctgctGGGCTGGACTGGATGCTGGCTGGGGTGCCGCCTGGATATCCGGCTGGTTCGCCAGCTGGAACGCTGGCTGGGGTGCTGGCGGAAAAGGCAGCAAccctctcttcctcttctttttCCGGGGCCAGACCACTGGGCACGTGGCTGGCTGCGGAGATGCAGATGGGAGTGTAGCCATCTCCACGCCAGAGGAGTCAGATGGGGAGTCCCATGACTCCCTTCTCCCACACCTTCCACGGAGGCTGGGAGGGCCCGGACCTGAGGATGCTGGGATGGACGGGACTGAGAGCCCCACGGCCCCGGTGACCAGGACGTGGTCCTCCGGGACAGTACCCAGGATGAAACGGGAGGAGTCCTGTTCATGTACTTATTGTCTTTAATAGTGTTGACAGTGTGCTCAATATGCAGCCTTTAGGTTATAAATGTAACTAATGAGCATTTTGTTCTAATGAGAATGAATAAGACAAGTCATAAGTATTGGTAGAGATCCCTTTCAGTTCAAAAGACCTTTTGTACTGGTACAATGTAGATAACGTGATTTCCCTGACTCTTTCCTCTCCTTTGAAAGATTGTTTAAACAATACATCATTCACAACAAAGTGCACTCTTATTTTCCCATCAATATTCTAATTCCTCTCTTTATATCTTTATAATGTCCTTTTCTCATTCTCAGATCTGCGATCGCAAAGTACATACCATGTCTGGGAGTCCTGCTTTGCGTGCCTCATAGAGACCGATTCAGCAGCAGTAGCTTTATGTCAACACGGCGTTCCACAGTGACCAGCCATTGCTCTGAGACCAGAAAAAACCTGCAGCGTGCTGGGAAACCACGGCTGTCATCAGTGTCCGACAGCGAGTCGGTACGAACAcaccacacatacagtatgcaagTACACAGGGGCTCTTTCGTGAGTTGAATTCTTAGCGTTGGCTCAAGGGGGCGCTATAGCAAGCATTCGTGTAAACAGAAGTTACAAATAATCACTATAGTGACTGTTGTGTATTTGGGCTACAGGGCTGGATGGATACAGAGGTGGATCTCTCCAGCGGAAGTTCCCTTCCTGCTAGTTGTCAGGCGTCGTGTGAGATTCGAAAGGACTTTTTGGACATGAAGCACAGCAGCTCTCTAAGGCTGAAGGTCAAGAGCAGAGACTCTGGTATCTACAACAGAACATCAGCCCAGAGCCTCATTGAGCCGGGACTAAACCGTACGTGTGCTTACATCAGCGTAAGTGAGAGTCCAGGATCATGTCATTAATGACACGCTGTCCAGCTCATCCGAATGTTCAGGTGATTTATTAAAGAAGGAAGCCCACATTCATCTTTAGAGAAGAGACAAGTCcatcacatttaaaaatgcatggaAATTTTATTTCATCCATCATATTGTGGAGATAGCTCGCTCTCTTGGTTTCTCCCAGTATATTTGTATGACAAATGACAAAAAGTTTTGTCACTTCTTTTGACTGCACATTGACAAAGTTctgcaataaaaacattttctttgatCCTGTCATAGGACTCCAGAAAACATCCAAAAAACTGAATTTACTGAAACTAAGGTGCAATCTACACTTTACTGTGTAGATTACacaccatttttggttccacaaagaaccatttagtttaaggttctttaaagaaccatctatttcttacctttttatgatCTGAAAacccttttttcgccacaaagaaccttttgtgaaacagaaaggttcttacatttacgcatttggcagacgcttttatacaaagcattacattgcattatactatacatttgtttctaattatgtgcaatccctgggatcgaaccgatgaccttggcattgttaacgccatgctctaatcactgagctacaggaacatttacatttattcatttggcagacgcttttatccaaagcgactagtaggagagcatataaacattttgtcaacaagctaaacagtaccattagtttacaaggccatgctactaggaggattaaagctggagtaagcaaaggagagaatgaacaacataatttttttttagacagacagagttattggttagtcaaataaattcGGAACAGGTCTTTTGAAAGCATGTTaacggttctttatggaacaatttagacaaaaaaggttcttctatatcatcgtgaagcacctttatttttaagagtgtagatgAAAACAGTGCATGTTATTGCCTAGACTTGCCTAACATGCAGCATGTGCATGTTAGTGCCTATTGGTTAAGTACAAATAGACATAGTGAAGTAATGTGGAAAAAATCGAATAGATGCCATATTTCTAAACTCCAAAAGATTAAATTATACAAGTTTAATAAGTGAAAGTTTGTCCAAACCttatgtttgtacattttaccAACCTTCTGAGAAAACCTCAGGGGAAAAATAATGTAGAAGCATTATTAAAGTTAAATTAAAGGTTGAGGGAGTTTTTCATTACTTTCACAAGCTTTTTCCATCACTTCCCAAGGTCGAAACACAACTCTGTCACTAATTACTTCAACTCATCACAAATACAATTCTCAAAGATTTGACAAATTTCTTTCTTCAAACCCTAACCTAAGTGATAGATCCTGGGCAACAGGTTCTCTCACTCTTAAGGTGTCCGACATGACAAGTACTGtggtatactatagtatttactgtagtaaactatAGTAAAATGCTTAGATGCTATATTGTTTTTGctgtcttaaaggtccagtgtatgaaatttagaatTTATGAACTCCACCGCTCATCCCTTCCTTttaaagcactacagtggctgacacagacaAAGAcgttttttgcttctttgctgaaggagataacgtatttatgaaatgcgc
This genomic window from Triplophysa rosa linkage group LG18, Trosa_1v2, whole genome shotgun sequence contains:
- the LOC130569649 gene encoding melanopsin-A-like, with translation MITLMIIAVDRYIVITRPLASIGVMSRKRALVILAAAWLYSMCWSLPPFFGWSAYVPEGLLTSCSWDYMTFSPSVRAYTMLLFIFVFFIPLFVIMYCYIFIFRAIRDTNRAVGKINGEGGSKDSIKKFHRMKNEWKMAKIALIVILLYVISWSPYSCVALTAFAGYADMLTPYMNSVPAVIAKASAIHNPIIYAITHPKYRSAIAKYIPCLGVLLCVPHRDRFSSSSFMSTRRSTVTSHCSETRKNLQRAGKPRLSSVSDSESGWMDTEVDLSSGSSLPASCQASCEIRKDFLDMKHSSSLRLKVKSRDSGIYNRTSAQSLIEPGLNRTCAYISTVNDRDEMSESDASLSSCLLSSPNVDSEKAEKNRLSSLIPSIIVTSESSPALLSAGRIGCTSIQHTDGSVKAASVTVEPPGID